From Micromonospora sp. NBC_01699, a single genomic window includes:
- a CDS encoding helix-turn-helix transcriptional regulator, which yields MRVARLISLVLLLQSREGMTATELARELEVSERTVYRDVLALGAAGVPVYADRGRAGGYRLLGGYRTRLTGLSRAEAEALFLSGLPGPVDEMGLAEPVAAARLKVLAALPPPLRDAARRSGQRFHLDVPGWFGTADPPPLLTDLARAVWQDRVVELRYRRDREVARTVQPYGLVLKGGVWYLVGRVGDDHRTYRVDRVTHVEVTTAGFDRDETFDLAGFWSAGVIEFVRAMFPDKITVRLSPAGLRALRYVIEPPAAQDALDDAGEPDGQGRVVTRLPIESLDIAYSLLLRFGPEVEVLDPPSLRARLADAAARLTALYRDPPDRDGP from the coding sequence ATGCGGGTGGCTCGGCTGATTTCGTTGGTGTTGCTTTTGCAGAGTCGGGAGGGGATGACCGCTACCGAGCTGGCTCGGGAGTTGGAGGTTTCGGAGCGGACGGTTTATCGGGATGTGCTGGCGCTGGGGGCGGCGGGGGTGCCGGTGTACGCCGATCGCGGGCGGGCGGGCGGTTATCGGTTGCTCGGGGGGTATCGGACGCGGCTGACCGGGCTGAGTCGGGCCGAGGCCGAAGCGCTGTTCCTCTCCGGACTGCCGGGACCGGTCGACGAGATGGGTTTGGCCGAGCCGGTGGCGGCCGCACGGTTGAAGGTGCTGGCCGCACTGCCCCCGCCGCTGCGGGACGCGGCGCGACGGTCCGGTCAACGGTTCCACCTGGATGTACCCGGCTGGTTCGGGACCGCCGACCCGCCACCACTGCTCACCGACCTCGCTCGGGCAGTCTGGCAGGACCGGGTGGTCGAGCTGCGCTACCGCCGCGACCGCGAGGTGGCCCGGACGGTGCAGCCGTACGGGCTGGTGCTCAAGGGCGGGGTCTGGTATCTGGTCGGGCGGGTCGGCGACGACCATCGCACCTACCGGGTGGACCGGGTTACCCACGTCGAGGTCACCACCGCCGGCTTCGACCGGGACGAGACCTTCGACCTGGCCGGGTTCTGGTCGGCCGGGGTGATCGAGTTCGTCCGGGCCATGTTCCCCGACAAGATCACCGTACGGCTGAGCCCCGCCGGACTGCGCGCCCTGCGGTACGTGATCGAGCCACCGGCCGCCCAGGATGCGCTCGACGACGCGGGCGAGCCCGACGGGCAGGGCCGGGTGGTGACCCGCCTGCCCATCGAGTCGCTCGACATCGCCTATTCGTTGCTGCTCCGGTTCGGCCCGGAGGTGGAGGTGCTCGATCCGCCGTCGCTACGCGCCCGGCTCGCCGACGCGGCGGCCCGGCTCACCGCCCTCTACCGGGACCCGCCGGACCGCGACGGGCCGTAG
- a CDS encoding SDR family oxidoreductase, which yields MTPVAIVTGASSGIGAATARRLATEGFHVLAAARRGDRLTDLVEEIEKSGGTATAAVCDVTSDESVAALADTAAGLPGPVTLLVNNAGGAIGLDPVESASVADWQWMYDVNVLGTLRVTRAVLPALEASGAGTVIVVSSTAGLDVYEGGGGYTAAKHAQTALTRTLRLELVGRPIRVIEIDPGMVRTDEFALHRFGGDAARAEAVYAGVAEPLVADDIADCIAWCATRPQHVNVDRLVVRPIAQAAQHRVHRVT from the coding sequence ATGACTCCTGTCGCGATCGTCACCGGCGCCTCCAGCGGGATCGGCGCGGCCACCGCCCGGCGGCTGGCCACCGAGGGCTTTCACGTCCTGGCCGCCGCTCGTCGCGGCGACCGCCTGACCGACCTGGTCGAAGAGATCGAAAAGAGCGGCGGTACGGCCACCGCCGCAGTCTGCGACGTCACCTCGGACGAGTCGGTGGCGGCCCTGGCGGACACCGCCGCCGGGCTGCCCGGTCCGGTGACCCTGCTGGTGAACAATGCCGGCGGGGCGATCGGCCTCGACCCGGTGGAGTCCGCCTCGGTCGCCGACTGGCAGTGGATGTACGACGTGAACGTCCTCGGCACGCTGCGGGTGACCCGGGCGGTGCTGCCGGCGCTGGAGGCGTCCGGTGCCGGCACCGTGATCGTGGTCAGTTCGACCGCCGGGCTCGACGTCTACGAGGGCGGTGGTGGTTACACCGCGGCCAAGCACGCGCAGACCGCGCTCACCCGTACGCTGCGGCTGGAGTTGGTCGGTCGGCCGATCCGGGTGATCGAGATCGATCCGGGCATGGTCCGCACGGACGAGTTCGCGCTGCACCGGTTCGGCGGCGACGCGGCGCGGGCGGAGGCGGTCTACGCCGGGGTGGCGGAGCCGCTGGTCGCCGACGACATCGCGGACTGCATCGCCTGGTGCGCCACCCGCCCCCAGCATGTCAACGTGGACCGGTTGGTGGTCCGCCCGATCGCCCAGGCGGCCCAGCACAGGGTGCACCGGGTGACCTGA
- a CDS encoding class I SAM-dependent methyltransferase, with translation MPPPRRPLGVVTRGTTNPNRLRRVDNWIAARCAGPLLDAVDPLVVDLGYGATPVTAVELRARLAAAVRPDVRVVGLEIDPVRVAAAAAAADPPRLTFARGGFELAGLRPVLVRVFNVLRQYDESAVGPAWRTMAGGLAPDGLIVEGTCDELGRLATWVLVDSSGQPRSLTLAPRLATLESPAALAERLPKALIHHNVPGTGVHALVRALDDGWRDAAAYATFGPRQRWLRTVTAVRDAGWPVLDRPARWRLGEITVAWSAVAP, from the coding sequence ATGCCGCCGCCGCGCCGACCGCTGGGGGTGGTGACCCGGGGCACGACCAATCCCAACCGGCTGCGTCGGGTGGACAACTGGATAGCGGCCCGGTGTGCCGGGCCGCTGCTCGACGCGGTGGATCCGCTGGTGGTCGACCTCGGTTACGGTGCCACCCCGGTCACGGCGGTGGAGCTGCGGGCCCGGCTGGCCGCCGCGGTCCGGCCGGACGTGCGGGTGGTCGGGCTGGAGATCGATCCGGTACGCGTCGCGGCTGCCGCCGCAGCGGCCGACCCGCCTCGGCTCACCTTCGCCCGTGGCGGCTTCGAGCTGGCCGGACTGCGTCCGGTGCTGGTCCGGGTCTTCAACGTGCTGCGCCAGTACGACGAGTCGGCGGTCGGTCCGGCGTGGCGGACGATGGCCGGCGGGCTCGCCCCGGACGGGCTGATCGTCGAGGGCACCTGTGACGAGTTGGGCCGGCTGGCGACCTGGGTGCTGGTGGACTCCTCCGGGCAACCCCGGTCGCTGACCCTGGCGCCGAGGCTCGCCACACTGGAGAGTCCGGCGGCGCTGGCCGAGCGGCTGCCGAAGGCGCTGATCCACCACAACGTGCCGGGTACCGGGGTGCATGCCCTGGTCCGGGCGCTCGACGACGGCTGGCGCGATGCGGCCGCGTACGCGACTTTCGGTCCCCGGCAGCGCTGGTTGCGTACGGTGACAGCGGTGCGGGACGCCGGGTGGCCGGTGCTCGACCGCCCGGCCCGGTGGCGGCTCGGCGAGATCACCGTCGCCTGGTCCGCCGTCGCTCCCTGA
- a CDS encoding maleylpyruvate isomerase family mycothiol-dependent enzyme — protein sequence MSRLHGTKDFWLAALRADGPAFRAAVAEAPPDAPVPSCPEWTATDLVHHLGSRYRWVRGVVTSGRTEAPSDRPVEDGLPSGQAGLDWWQHEYDQLLAALDGLDPEAPAWNWAPQPKRVGFWPRRMAHETTVHRWDAQLAIASAEPIEAKLAADGVSEVLDTWLPAGRRRSPEPRYGVVQLVAVDASQDWYLRLRGTGVALLDTDTILDTDDHHARAHVTGNASDLLLALWGRINFEVLDVSGDVTLLQGLRAG from the coding sequence ATGAGCAGACTGCACGGCACGAAGGATTTCTGGCTCGCTGCGCTGCGCGCGGACGGGCCGGCCTTCCGCGCGGCGGTGGCCGAGGCGCCACCGGATGCGCCGGTGCCGTCCTGTCCGGAGTGGACCGCGACCGATCTGGTGCACCACCTCGGCTCCCGTTATCGCTGGGTCCGGGGCGTGGTGACCAGCGGCCGGACGGAGGCGCCGAGCGACCGGCCGGTCGAGGACGGTCTGCCCTCGGGCCAGGCCGGGCTGGACTGGTGGCAGCACGAGTACGACCAGTTGCTCGCCGCGTTGGACGGGCTCGACCCGGAGGCTCCGGCGTGGAACTGGGCGCCGCAGCCGAAGCGGGTCGGGTTCTGGCCGCGCCGGATGGCGCACGAGACCACGGTGCACCGCTGGGACGCCCAGTTGGCGATCGCCTCGGCCGAGCCGATCGAGGCGAAGCTCGCCGCCGACGGGGTGAGCGAGGTGCTGGACACCTGGTTGCCGGCGGGCCGGCGGCGCTCCCCCGAGCCCCGGTACGGGGTGGTCCAGTTGGTCGCCGTCGACGCGAGTCAGGACTGGTACCTGCGGTTGCGGGGCACCGGGGTGGCCCTGCTGGACACGGACACGATCCTGGACACCGACGACCACCACGCCCGAGCGCACGTCACCGGGAACGCCAGCGACCTGCTGCTGGCCCTCTGGGGCCGGATCAACTTCGAGGTGCTCGACGTCTCCGGCGACGTGACCCTGCTCCAGGGTCTGCGGGCCGGCTGA
- a CDS encoding nucleotidyltransferase domain-containing protein, translating into MRLLLAGIVGSTAYGLAGAGSDVDRLGLFAAPTVAFHGLHPPRESIVTTAPDSTRHEAGKWCRLALGGNPTATELAWLPDDLYETRTDLGDRLIGIRSAFLSGPRVRSAYLGYAGQQFRKLESRGDGSFSADTRRRTAKHARHLARLLHQGRVLYATGHLPIRLDAPQTFVDFGEQVAAGRIDRARALLGEAEKDFDTIRTPLPEHPDEETVERWLLDVRAANYRPAG; encoded by the coding sequence ATGCGCCTGCTGCTCGCCGGGATCGTCGGCTCGACCGCGTACGGGCTGGCCGGGGCCGGCTCGGACGTGGACCGGCTCGGCCTGTTCGCCGCGCCCACGGTCGCCTTCCACGGCCTGCACCCGCCGCGCGAGTCGATCGTGACCACCGCACCGGACAGCACCCGGCACGAGGCCGGCAAGTGGTGCCGGCTGGCGCTGGGCGGCAACCCGACCGCCACCGAACTCGCCTGGCTGCCCGACGACCTCTACGAGACCCGGACCGACCTCGGCGACCGGCTGATCGGGATCCGGTCGGCCTTCCTGTCCGGTCCCCGGGTCCGGTCCGCCTACCTCGGTTACGCCGGCCAGCAGTTCCGCAAACTCGAATCGCGCGGCGACGGCTCGTTCTCGGCCGACACCCGACGACGCACCGCCAAACACGCCCGGCACCTGGCCCGACTCCTGCACCAGGGCCGGGTGCTGTACGCCACCGGCCACCTGCCGATCCGGCTCGACGCCCCGCAGACCTTCGTGGACTTCGGCGAGCAGGTCGCCGCGGGTCGGATCGACCGGGCCCGAGCCCTGCTCGGCGAGGCCGAAAAGGACTTCGACACCATCCGTACGCCGCTGCCGGAACACCCGGACGAGGAGACGGTCGAACGCTGGCTGCTCGACGTACGGGCGGCGAACTACCGCCCGGCGGGCTAG
- the mshA gene encoding D-inositol-3-phosphate glycosyltransferase has protein sequence MAESHTGVGRQRGARPWPTPARIATISVHTSPLHQPGTGDAGGMNVYIVEVARRLADAGVEVEVFTRATESGLPPVVEMAPGVQVRHVTAGPFEGLAKEELPGQLCAFTNGVLRAEAAHPPGYYDLIHSHYWLSGHVGWLAKERWGVPLVHTAHTLAKVKNSRLAEGDRPEPKYRVIGEEQLVAEADRMVANTAVEARDLIARYAADPTRVAVVEPGVDLDRFRPAPTGSGVDGRIAARRRLGLPDYGYVVAFVGRIQPLKAPDVLLHAVAALRERDPHIADQLTVVIAGGPSGSGLDRPTALIELAASLGITDSVVFRPPCTGEDLPALYRAADLVAVPSYSESFGLVALEAQACGTPVVAAAVGGLVTAVRDGVSGILVDGHDPVDWARTLSGLLAAPGRRAALSAGAVRHAQNFSWTRTAAGLLTVYRGAVAEHRSRLASELGGETGVPTAEVLPAGVR, from the coding sequence GTGGCGGAATCGCACACGGGCGTCGGGCGGCAGCGGGGCGCCCGGCCATGGCCGACACCGGCCCGGATCGCCACCATCTCCGTACACACCTCGCCACTGCACCAGCCGGGCACCGGTGACGCCGGTGGGATGAACGTCTACATCGTCGAGGTGGCCCGGCGACTGGCCGACGCCGGTGTCGAGGTCGAGGTCTTCACCCGGGCCACCGAGAGCGGCCTGCCGCCGGTGGTCGAGATGGCTCCCGGGGTGCAGGTGCGGCACGTCACAGCCGGCCCGTTCGAGGGCCTGGCCAAGGAGGAACTGCCCGGTCAGCTCTGCGCCTTCACCAACGGCGTGCTGCGGGCCGAGGCGGCCCACCCGCCGGGCTACTACGACCTGATCCACTCGCACTACTGGCTGTCGGGGCACGTCGGCTGGCTGGCCAAGGAACGCTGGGGCGTACCGCTGGTGCACACCGCGCACACCCTGGCGAAGGTGAAGAACTCGCGGCTCGCCGAGGGGGACCGGCCGGAGCCGAAGTACCGGGTGATCGGCGAGGAACAGCTGGTGGCCGAGGCCGACCGGATGGTGGCGAACACCGCCGTCGAGGCCCGCGACCTGATCGCCCGCTACGCGGCCGACCCGACCCGGGTCGCGGTGGTCGAGCCCGGCGTCGACCTGGACCGCTTCCGGCCGGCACCGACCGGGTCGGGCGTCGACGGCCGGATCGCCGCCCGCCGCCGGCTCGGCCTACCCGACTACGGGTACGTGGTCGCCTTCGTCGGCCGGATCCAGCCGCTGAAGGCACCCGACGTGCTGCTGCACGCGGTCGCGGCGCTGCGCGAGCGGGATCCGCACATCGCCGACCAGTTGACCGTCGTGATCGCCGGCGGTCCCAGCGGGAGCGGGCTGGACCGGCCCACCGCGCTGATCGAGCTGGCCGCCTCGCTCGGCATCACCGACTCGGTCGTGTTCCGGCCGCCGTGCACCGGCGAGGACCTGCCCGCCCTCTACCGGGCGGCCGACCTGGTGGCGGTGCCGTCGTACAGCGAGTCGTTCGGGCTGGTGGCCCTGGAGGCACAGGCCTGCGGTACGCCGGTCGTCGCTGCCGCGGTCGGCGGCCTGGTCACCGCCGTACGGGACGGGGTGAGCGGCATCCTGGTCGACGGGCACGACCCGGTCGACTGGGCCCGTACGCTCAGCGGCCTGCTCGCCGCGCCCGGCCGGCGGGCGGCGCTCTCCGCCGGTGCGGTCCGGCACGCCCAGAACTTCTCCTGGACCAGGACCGCCGCCGGGCTGCTCACGGTCTACCGTGGTGCCGTGGCGGAGCACCGGAGCAGGCTGGCGTCCGAGTTGGGCGGCGAGACCGGGGTGCCGACCGCCGAGGTGCTGCCGGCGGGGGTCCGGTGA
- a CDS encoding GH1 family beta-glucosidase codes for MTTLETQQTVLAAPAEAAVRFPEGFVWGAATASYQIEGAAQDDGRGPSIWDTFSRTPGKVYAGHTGDVACDHYHRYPQDVALMADLGLHAYRFSVAWPRIQPDGSGPVNPRGLDFYDRLVDELIGRGIDPIVTLYHWDLPQTLEDRGGWTNRATAEYFADYATAVYARLGDRVRTWTTLNEPWCSAYLGYGNGIHAPGRQDPAAAFQAVHHLLLAHGLGGRALRAAGAQTLGITLNPTTALPVDPASAADQAAVRLVDGLANRIFLDPMLRGEYPADVLEHVARFTDLSHLRDGDEKIINVPIDLLGINYYQPSYVTAREGALGGGGAYPGTEGIEFVAPVGPLTDMGWMIEPRGLTTLLVRISEDYPGVPMIITENGAAFPDKFNRDDPDADGRVPDADRVDYLDGHLRAAHEAISRGVDLRGYLVWSLMDNFEWAEGYRKRFGIVHVDYLTQRRVLKDSARWYQEVIRRNGL; via the coding sequence ATGACCACTCTTGAAACGCAGCAAACGGTGCTCGCGGCACCGGCGGAGGCGGCGGTGCGCTTCCCCGAGGGCTTCGTCTGGGGAGCGGCGACGGCGTCGTACCAGATCGAGGGCGCGGCCCAGGACGACGGGCGCGGTCCGTCGATCTGGGACACCTTCAGCCGTACGCCGGGCAAGGTGTACGCCGGACACACCGGCGACGTGGCCTGCGACCACTACCACCGGTACCCGCAGGACGTGGCGCTGATGGCCGACCTCGGGCTGCACGCGTACCGGTTCTCGGTCGCCTGGCCCCGGATCCAGCCGGACGGCTCCGGCCCGGTCAACCCGCGCGGCCTGGACTTCTACGACCGGCTGGTGGACGAGCTCATCGGCCGGGGCATCGACCCGATCGTCACGCTCTACCACTGGGACCTGCCGCAGACGCTGGAGGACCGGGGCGGCTGGACCAACCGGGCGACCGCGGAGTACTTCGCCGACTACGCCACCGCCGTCTACGCCCGACTCGGCGACCGGGTCCGCACCTGGACCACGCTGAACGAGCCGTGGTGCTCGGCCTACCTCGGGTACGGCAACGGCATCCACGCCCCCGGACGGCAGGACCCGGCGGCGGCGTTCCAGGCCGTACACCATCTGCTGTTGGCCCACGGCCTGGGCGGGCGGGCGCTGCGCGCGGCCGGCGCGCAGACCCTGGGGATCACCCTCAACCCGACCACCGCGCTGCCGGTCGACCCGGCCAGCGCCGCGGACCAGGCGGCGGTACGGCTGGTCGACGGCCTGGCCAACCGGATCTTCCTGGACCCGATGCTGCGCGGCGAGTACCCGGCGGACGTGCTGGAGCACGTGGCCCGGTTCACCGACCTGAGTCATCTGCGCGACGGCGACGAGAAGATCATCAACGTCCCGATCGACCTGCTCGGCATCAACTACTACCAGCCGAGTTACGTCACCGCCCGCGAGGGCGCGCTCGGTGGCGGCGGCGCCTACCCGGGCACCGAGGGGATCGAGTTCGTGGCCCCGGTCGGCCCGCTCACCGACATGGGCTGGATGATCGAACCGCGCGGCCTGACCACCCTGCTGGTACGCATCTCCGAGGACTACCCGGGCGTACCGATGATCATCACGGAGAACGGCGCCGCCTTCCCGGACAAGTTCAACCGCGACGACCCGGACGCCGACGGCCGGGTGCCGGACGCCGACCGGGTGGACTACCTCGACGGACACCTTCGTGCCGCACACGAGGCCATTTCGAGGGGCGTGGACCTTCGTGGGTATCTCGTATGGTCACTGATGGACAATTTCGAGTGGGCCGAGGGCTACCGTAAGCGGTTCGGGATCGTCCACGTCGACTACCTGACCCAGCGCCGGGTGCTCAAGGACAGCGCACGGTGGTACCAGGAGGTCATCCGGCGCAACGGCCTGTAA
- a CDS encoding EI24 domain-containing protein yields MRVAGPGPGVGVVGQFLSGVGLLVRGLGMYARTPRLVLLGILPALITGALFLAGYATLIVFVDDLAGVVTPFADGWAGWARDLVRVLAGFAFLALGAVLGVLTFTAVTLVVGDPFYEEISARVESRYGGVPGEIEVSWWRSLRRSMADSVRLVARSVLLGVPLFFAGFIPVVGQFVVPVVAAAVGGWFLALELVGAPFYRRGLRLPDRRRMLGAQRPVSLGFGVAVFCCFLIPLGAILVMPAAVAGAALLARRSLGEAIDEPGRWTEHPAPRADA; encoded by the coding sequence GTGAGGGTTGCGGGTCCGGGTCCGGGTGTTGGGGTGGTGGGGCAGTTCCTCAGTGGGGTGGGGCTGTTGGTGCGCGGGTTGGGGATGTATGCGCGTACGCCTCGGCTGGTATTGCTGGGGATTCTGCCGGCGTTGATTACCGGGGCGCTTTTTCTTGCCGGGTACGCCACATTGATCGTCTTTGTTGACGACCTCGCCGGGGTGGTGACCCCGTTCGCTGACGGTTGGGCGGGGTGGGCGCGGGACCTGGTCCGGGTGCTGGCCGGCTTCGCGTTCCTGGCCCTGGGGGCGGTGCTCGGCGTACTGACCTTCACGGCGGTAACCCTGGTCGTCGGCGACCCGTTCTACGAGGAGATCTCCGCACGGGTGGAGTCCCGCTACGGCGGGGTGCCGGGTGAGATCGAGGTTTCCTGGTGGCGGTCACTGCGCCGGAGCATGGCCGACTCGGTGCGGTTGGTGGCCCGGTCGGTGCTGCTCGGCGTACCGCTGTTCTTCGCCGGTTTCATCCCGGTGGTCGGGCAGTTCGTCGTACCGGTGGTCGCCGCGGCGGTCGGCGGCTGGTTCCTCGCCCTGGAACTGGTCGGCGCCCCGTTCTACCGGCGCGGCCTGCGGCTGCCCGACCGGCGGCGGATGCTGGGCGCGCAACGGCCGGTGTCGCTCGGCTTCGGGGTCGCGGTGTTCTGCTGCTTCCTGATCCCGCTCGGCGCGATCCTGGTCATGCCGGCGGCGGTGGCCGGTGCCGCCCTGCTGGCCCGGCGCTCGCTCGGTGAGGCGATAGACGAGCCGGGCCGCTGGACCGAGCACCCCGCGCCGAGAGCGGACGCATAG
- a CDS encoding LacI family DNA-binding transcriptional regulator — protein MTMARERPTLEAVARRAGVSRATVSRVVNGSTTVAEPIREAVRRAVQELGYVPNLAARSLVTQRTDSIALILPEAATRVFSDDHFFPGIIRGVSQELEAADKQLVLMLAGSTASHDRVESYAMGRHVDGVLFASLHGADPLPSALARMGIPVVCGGRPLGRATVPVPYVDVDHIGGVARAVRHLLDSGRRRIATIAGPQDMVAGIERLAGYRTELQDSRRRSIVAVGDFTRESGALAMRQLLDDDPTLDAVFVASDLMAHGALRTLREAGRRVPDDVAVIGFDDIESARYTDPPLTTVRQPILQIGREMTRQLLRIAAGEEVEPAVVLPTELVLRESA, from the coding sequence ATGACCATGGCACGGGAGCGACCGACCCTGGAGGCGGTGGCGCGCCGCGCCGGTGTCTCCCGGGCAACCGTGTCGCGGGTGGTCAACGGCTCCACCACCGTCGCCGAGCCGATCCGGGAAGCGGTCCGTCGGGCGGTCCAGGAACTGGGGTACGTCCCCAACCTGGCCGCCCGCAGCCTGGTCACCCAGCGGACCGACTCGATCGCGCTGATCCTGCCCGAGGCGGCCACCCGGGTCTTCTCCGACGACCACTTCTTCCCCGGCATCATCCGCGGGGTGAGCCAGGAGTTGGAGGCGGCGGACAAGCAACTGGTGCTGATGCTCGCCGGTTCGACCGCCAGCCACGACCGGGTGGAGAGCTACGCGATGGGTCGGCACGTCGACGGGGTGCTGTTCGCCTCGCTGCACGGTGCCGACCCGCTGCCCAGCGCACTGGCCCGGATGGGCATCCCGGTCGTCTGCGGCGGGCGGCCGCTCGGTCGGGCCACCGTGCCGGTGCCGTACGTCGACGTCGACCACATCGGCGGGGTGGCCCGCGCCGTACGTCACCTGCTCGACTCGGGCCGACGCCGGATCGCCACCATCGCCGGTCCGCAGGACATGGTCGCCGGCATCGAACGGCTGGCCGGCTACCGGACCGAGTTGCAGGACTCCCGCCGCCGGTCGATCGTGGCGGTCGGCGACTTCACCCGCGAGTCCGGGGCACTGGCCATGCGGCAGTTGCTCGACGACGACCCGACGCTGGACGCGGTCTTCGTCGCCTCCGACCTGATGGCCCACGGTGCCCTGCGTACGCTGCGCGAAGCGGGTCGCCGGGTGCCCGACGACGTGGCCGTGATCGGCTTCGACGACATCGAGTCGGCCCGCTACACCGACCCGCCGCTGACCACCGTACGCCAGCCGATCCTCCAGATCGGCCGGGAGATGACCCGGCAGTTGCTCCGGATCGCGGCCGGCGAGGAGGTCGAGCCCGCGGTCGTCCTGCCGACCGAACTCGTCCTACGCGAGTCCGCCTGA
- a CDS encoding SDR family oxidoreductase gives MTESNQPLSGKIALVAGATRGAGRQIAVQLGAAGATVYATGRSTRGQRSEMNRPETIEETAELVTRAGGVGIAVPVDHLEPEKVQALVQRIDREQGRLDVLVNDIWGGDSMIGWNQPVWQHSLTDGLRTLRLSIDTHMITSHYALPLLIRSPGGLVVEMGDGTREYNDNTYRLNAFYDLAKVAVTRLAFSQAHELREYGGTAVALTPGWLRSETMLDLFGVTEANWRDATEKEPHFVISESPAYVGRAVAALAADPDRARWSGQSVSSGQLARVYGFTDLDGSQPDAWRYMVEVQDPGRPADATGYR, from the coding sequence ATGACCGAATCGAACCAACCGCTCAGCGGAAAGATCGCGCTCGTGGCCGGTGCCACCAGGGGCGCCGGCCGGCAGATAGCGGTACAACTCGGCGCGGCCGGCGCCACCGTCTACGCGACCGGGCGCAGCACCCGTGGACAGCGCTCGGAGATGAACCGTCCGGAGACCATCGAGGAGACCGCCGAGCTTGTCACCCGGGCCGGCGGCGTCGGAATCGCGGTGCCGGTCGACCACCTGGAGCCAGAGAAGGTGCAGGCCCTGGTGCAGCGGATCGACCGGGAGCAGGGCCGGCTGGACGTGCTGGTCAACGACATCTGGGGTGGCGATTCGATGATCGGTTGGAACCAGCCGGTCTGGCAGCACTCGCTGACCGACGGGCTGCGTACGCTCCGGCTGTCGATCGACACCCACATGATCACCAGCCACTACGCGCTGCCGCTGCTGATCCGCTCGCCGGGCGGGCTGGTGGTGGAGATGGGCGACGGCACCCGGGAGTACAACGACAACACGTACCGGCTCAACGCCTTCTACGACCTGGCCAAGGTCGCGGTCACCCGGCTGGCCTTCAGTCAGGCCCACGAACTGCGCGAGTACGGCGGCACGGCGGTCGCGCTCACGCCGGGCTGGCTGCGTTCGGAGACGATGCTCGACCTGTTCGGCGTGACCGAGGCAAACTGGCGGGACGCGACCGAGAAGGAACCGCACTTCGTCATCTCGGAGTCACCCGCGTACGTCGGTCGGGCCGTCGCGGCGCTCGCCGCCGACCCGGATCGGGCCCGCTGGTCCGGCCAGTCGGTGTCCAGCGGCCAACTCGCCCGGGTGTACGGCTTCACCGATCTCGACGGCAGCCAGCCCGACGCCTGGCGCTACATGGTCGAGGTGCAGGACCCCGGCCGCCCCGCCGACGCCACCGGCTACCGCTGA
- a CDS encoding YbjN domain-containing protein — translation MTGRDERARIGALIESVCVDRELACEPTGEFAYAVTLPGTHKLKTVCNLIVGEHALRVEAFVMRQPDERREELWAWLLRRNARMYGVAFSIDAVGDVYLTGRVGLSGVNEDELDRLLGSVLSYADDSFDTLLEIGFGTAIRREWDWRLKRGESLANLAAFAHLFEPSKSADSDLDRP, via the coding sequence ATGACCGGGCGGGACGAGCGGGCGCGGATCGGCGCCCTGATCGAGTCGGTCTGCGTCGACCGTGAGCTGGCCTGCGAACCGACCGGCGAGTTCGCGTACGCGGTCACGCTGCCCGGCACCCACAAGCTCAAGACGGTCTGCAACCTGATCGTCGGCGAGCACGCGCTGCGGGTCGAGGCGTTCGTGATGCGCCAGCCGGACGAGCGGCGCGAGGAACTGTGGGCCTGGTTGCTGCGCCGCAACGCCCGGATGTACGGGGTCGCGTTCTCCATCGACGCGGTCGGCGACGTCTACCTGACCGGCCGGGTCGGCCTGTCCGGGGTGAACGAGGACGAACTGGACCGGCTGCTCGGTTCGGTGCTCAGCTACGCCGACGATTCCTTCGACACCCTGTTGGAGATCGGTTTCGGTACGGCGATCCGCCGGGAATGGGACTGGCGGCTCAAGCGGGGCGAATCACTGGCGAACCTGGCGGCGTTCGCTCATCTCTTCGAGCCGTCGAAATCCGCCGACTCGGATTTGGACCGCCCCTGA